A region of Diospyros lotus cultivar Yz01 chromosome 3, ASM1463336v1, whole genome shotgun sequence DNA encodes the following proteins:
- the LOC127797562 gene encoding fructokinase-like 2, chloroplastic produces the protein MADAATASFFSIFHRPSFIFNRPIGKPTPWPRKAAQLIGHGMNRPTARGRARRAETVGASMAAADARYRRRRATPQPSLPLPSPFSGSAFPALSIDPLRTSKRRSVRSRRKVKADGPDDDVMSSVNGDATNLENSKPSTTDEKSKKSRQRTRRKAESVSNSLGEEKVEKKVTRRRRTKKKLVDTEDEGREMQLSDREGDSFIENEEDEYDENLGVGKDEEDDISFTYGWPLLVCCFGAVQHAFVPSGRPANRLVDHEMHEKMKDALWTPEKFVRAPGGCASNVAVALAILGGKVALMGKIGDDDYGQSLLYFLNMNNVQTRSVRIDSRRVTAASQMKIGKRGGLKMTCLKPCAEDSLTRSEINIDVLKEAKMFYFNTFSLLDRNMRSTTLQAIKMSKKLGGIIFYDLNLPLPLWQSCEETKMFIQQAWNLADIIEVTKQELEFLCGIKPTENFDTRDNQVPKFVHYTPEVLTQLWHENLTVLFVTNGTSKIHYYTKEHNGVVQGMEDAPLSPFTQDMSASGDGIVAALMRMLIAQPHLITDKGYLEQTIKYAINCGVIDQWALTRTCGFPPKEGMEDDVEPDPNGIRSITEKEYRTRVPVS, from the exons ATGGCCGACGCTGCCACGGCCTCctttttctctatctttcaCCGGCCAAGCTTCATCTTCAATCGGCCCATAGGAAAACCAACGCCATGGCCGAGAAAAGCAGCTCAACTGATCGGCCATGGCATGAATCGACCGACGGCGAGAGGGAGAGCAAGGCGGGCAGAAACAGTGGGtgcttccatggccgccgccGACGCGCGCTATCGGCGACGACGAGCGACGCCACAGCCGTCGCTGCCACTGCCTTCTCCCTTCTCCGGATCTGCCTTTCCCGCTCTCTCCATCGACCCTCTTCG GACATCCAAACGTAGATCAGTTAGAAGTAGGAGGAAGGTAAAAGCAGATGGTCCAGATGATGATGTTATGTCGTCTGTAAATGGTGATGCTACAAATCTGGAAAATAGTAAGCCTTCAACAACagatgaaaaatcaaagaaatccaGACAAAGAACTCGAAGGAAAG CTGAATCAGTTTCCAACAGTCTGGGGGAGGAAAAGGTTGAAAAGAAGGTAACTAGAAGGAGGAGGACTAAGAAAAAGCTTGTTGATACAGAGGATGAAGGGAGGGAGATGCAACTCAGTGATCGGGAAGGGGATTCATTCATTGAAAATGAGGAAGATGAATATGATGAAAACCTAGGAGTTGGGAAAGATGAGGAAGATGACATTAGCTTTACCTATGGATGGCCTCTTCTTGTATGTTGCTTTGGGGCTGTTCAGCATGCTTTTGTGCCATCTGGAAGGCCAGCCAATAGACTTGTAGACCATGAAATGCATGAAAAAATGAAAGATGCACTGTGGACCCCTGAGAAATTTGTGAGGGCACCAGGGGGATGTGCGAGTAATGTTGCAGTTGCTCTTGCAATCCTGGGTGGTAAAGTTGCCTTAATGGGAAAAATTGGGGATGATGACTATGGACAATCTTTATTATATTTCTTAAACATGAACAATGTTCAAACCCGATCGGTTCGCATTGACAGCAGAAGAGTAACAGCAGCATCACAGATGAAAATTGGTAAGAGGGGTGGCTTAAAAATGACTTGCCTCAAACCATGTGCAGAGGATTCTTTAACAAGGTCTGAGATCAATATTGATGTATTGAAAGAG GCAAAGATGTTTTACTTCAACACATTCTCCCTGCTTGACCGGAACATGAGATCAACTACATTGCAAGCCATCAAGATGTCTAAGAAATTAGGAGGAATTATATTCTATGACCTTAACCTTCCATTGCCACTATGGCAGTCTTGTGAAGAGACCAAAATGTTCATACAACAGGCGTGGAATCTTGCTGATATTATTGAGGTCACCAAGCAAGAACTTGAATTTCTATGTGGAATAAAGCCCACTGAGAATTTTGATACTAGAGATAACCAAGTACCTAAATTTGTTCATTACACACCAGAAGTATTGACTCAACTTTGGCATGAAAATCTCACAGTTTTATTTGTGACAAATGGGACTTCTAAGATACATTATTATACAAAGGAGCATAACGGTGTTGTACAGGGAATGGAGGATGCACCTCTCAGCCCTTTCACTCAGGATATGTCAGCATCTGGGGATGGCATTGTTGCAG CTCTGATGAGGATGTTAATCGCACAACCTCATTTAATCACTGACAAAGGATACTTGGAACAGACTATCAAGTATGCCATTAACTGTGGAGTGATTGACCAATGGGCACTAACAAGGACATGTGGCTTCCCTCCCAAAGAAGGTATGGAAGATGATGTTGAGCCCGACCCAAATGGCATAAGGTCAATTACCGAGAAAGAATACCGTACGCGAGTGCCCGTCAGTTGA